Genomic window (Candidatus Methylomirabilota bacterium):
CGAGAGCAATCCGCACGACCACGGGCCGTCCTGGGCCATCTACGGCCAGGCCCGCGGCGAGACCCTGATGAACGACTGGGCCCTGGTGGAGAAGGCGACCGAGAGCCGACCGGGCAAGGTGCGCCATGTGCGCAGCTATCCCTTGAAGCCGGGCATGGCCCACGTCTACAACGAGGGCGACCTGCACTCCCCGCGGCGCGATGGGCCGACCCGGCTCATCCGCATCGAGGGCACCAACATGGACCGGGTCAAGCGCCTGGCCTACGAGAAGGTCTGACCGTCACCCCCGCCTCACGGCGGCGCCGCAAAGGGGGAGTCTCGAGATGAAAGATCATCTCCGCTTCGTCGACTCCGACATGCATATCATGGAGCCGCCCGATCTCTTCGAGCGGTACCTCGATCCGAAATTCCGCGAGCGGGTGGTGCTGCCGATCGGCGCCGACGGCCGGCCGAAGCGCGGCACGATCGTCATCGACGGCCTGCCCACCACGATGGACGCCGAGCTGCAGCAGTACCGCAAGCGCGCGCGGGCCGACGGGACGACCGCGCACAACACTCAGCCGCTGTCGGGCTCCCGGCTGCAGTCCACCAACCGCCTCGACTTCGCCATCGAGCGCAACTACGACCCCGAGGCGCAGGTCATGGGCATGGCCATCGAGGGTGTGGACATCGCGGTCCTCTATCCCACCACCGGCCTGAGCTTGCTCGCGCGCGACGGCATGGACCCGCGGCTGTCGCTGGCGCTCTGCCAGGCCTACAACAACTGGATCCACGAGTTCTGCCGCTACAGCCCGGAGCGCCTGAAGTTCGTCGCGATGCTGCCGGTGCACGACGTGCAGCTGGCCGGCCGCGAGCTGGTACGCTGCGTGCGCGAGCTGGGCGCGGTCGGCTCCTTCATCCGGCCCAACCTGGTCAACGGCCACTTCTGGCACTCCAACTACTGGGATCCGCTCTACTCCCTGCACGAGGAGCTGAACGTGACCTGGGGCTTCCACGAGGGCACCGGGGCGTGGTACTCGCACATGAACGTGCTCTACGGCGAGAACCGCTTCTACCGCCACGTGGCGAGTCACTGGATCGAGATGCAGCAGGCCCTGATCGCCATGATCATCGGCGGGGTGTTCGAGTTCCATCCCCGCCTGCGCGTCGGCTT
Coding sequences:
- a CDS encoding amidohydrolase family protein; translation: MKDHLRFVDSDMHIMEPPDLFERYLDPKFRERVVLPIGADGRPKRGTIVIDGLPTTMDAELQQYRKRARADGTTAHNTQPLSGSRLQSTNRLDFAIERNYDPEAQVMGMAIEGVDIAVLYPTTGLSLLARDGMDPRLSLALCQAYNNWIHEFCRYSPERLKFVAMLPVHDVQLAGRELVRCVRELGAVGSFIRPNLVNGHFWHSNYWDPLYSLHEELNVTWGFHEGTGAWYSHMNVLYGENRFYRHVASHWIEMQQALIAMIIGGVFEFHPRLRVGFLEAQNSWVPGLLSRIEWDYPQYRDSHAPYLTMTPKEYFRRNCWAAVEGSEPEIEATAGLIGADRMCVSTDYPHFDSNFPYVSDNVLKSCSRETAAQILMGGAHLYGFGPADFKKADAAVAASRPSVAEASGAVAVSR